DNA from Corynebacterium stationis:
TTTATTAGAAAAGGTGCGTTTGATATGCCCGCGGCTAAAGCGCCAAATCAGATTAATGGCAATCAATAACAAGATGCCCGAGGTAATCGGCTGCGCCGCTTCCATGGACAGATTCGATAACAGTGTTGCACCAACAAAGGCAGCAATGCCGCCGGGAATCGCAAGAGAGAAGACAATCTTCCAGTCCACATTGCCAAAGCGCCAGTGACTAAAACCAGACACTAAGGTGGTGCCTAATTCCGCCGCGTGGACTACCGCCGAGGCTTGAGCTGGGCCCAGGCCTGCGAGGAAGATTAATAACGTGGTGGAGGTGACGCCGAAGCCCATGCCAATTCCGCCATCAACTAATTGCGCAGCAAAGCCAGCTATGGCAATAAAAATGAGCGTTGGCATGTGTTCATCCTAAGTAGTTTGGGGCACTTGCGCTGGGGAAGCGACTTCAGTGCGTTTTGCGTGGGAGAGGCGGTGTGCAAGGATTTCGGCGAGCTGCGACCCCAGTGGTGCAGAGCTTGTAATCTGCGAGCCGGTGATGTGCATGATCTCTGCCATCGCGGTGTTCGCGGAATCTAGCAGCAGCCCTTGGGTCACAAAGAGCGGCAGCAGGTGAATGCGTGAATGTGCGGTTGCTTGCAGCCGCAGTCCCTTATTTCCCCACAGAAAACCTGCTCTTCCAACACCTGGGGTGACAAAGAGCGTGCTGGTTTGAAAACCTGTGGCATCGGCAAGGCGCACGCCCAAGCGCACGACTGCTTCATTGGCTGCAACATTTGAAGAGCCCACCGCGTATAAAATCACGTGCGGGTTATCCCCGGCTGCAACATCCTGGAAAAGCCGGGTGCGTAGCTGTTCCAAGACCTCAGTACCAGTGCCAAGACCTGCGGTGGGGTGTAGTTCCACACCACTTATCCGCTGGGCTTCCGCTACCACATTGGGCACGTCATAGCGCATGTGAAAGCCGTTGGTAAAAAGCAAAGGCATCAACGTCGCACGCTCAAAGCCGCGTTCTTTCAGGCTCACGGCGGCATCGACAAGCGAAGGCGTATCAAATTCCAAGTGCGCCGCTTGCCCGAAAGCTCCCGTCACAGAGGAGGTACGGGCAACTAGCTTGTCGATGCCCACCGCCGCCTGCGGGTGCCTAGAGCCATGCGAGAGCGCGATGAAGGCTTGACTCATAGTTCATGGCCTTTCCTTTTCAAGGAATTCGCAAGTGCCTCATGCGAAGACCGCGCTGGCTCCGGCTTTACCGGTGGGTCATCTTGACCGTGGAATTGCACGGAAAATACCCTCAGGCAGTCTTGGCACGACCATGCGAACTCGGTTTCTTCATCGGGAAAAAGCAGCTCGCTGGCGCAATATGGGCAGTGCAACGGGTGGTTGCGGTTCGGGTTGGGTTTGCGGCGAAACCTCATGACAAATCCTCATCCTCAGCGCGCAGTACCCAATCACGGAACTGCTCGCCTGGGTTTCGCTGTTCCTTGAAGTTGGTGACAACGCGCACGACGTAGTCCGTAACCTCAGACGCCTTAACCTTGTGTCCACGCAGTTTGCGGCCGAAGTCTGGGTTCAGACCCATTGCTCCGCCCAAGTGAACCTGGAAGCCTTCGATACGGTCGCCGTTTTCATCGGTAAGCGTCTGGCCCTTGAAACCAATGTCAGCAACCTGTGTGCGGGCGCACGAGTTCGGGCAGCCGTTCAAGGTAATCGAGATTGGCACGTCGAGATCGCCAATGATCTCTTCCAGCTCATCGACCAATTCGATTGCACGAGACTTGGTAGTGGTGTGCGCAAGCTTGCAAAATTCCAAGCCGGTGCAGCTCATGACGCCGCGGCGGAACTCCGATGGCTTCGGGTACAGGCCGGTTTCGGACAGCTTCTTCGACAAAGGCTCAATGACATCTTCATCCACGTCCAAGAAGAGCAATTCCTTCATCGGAGTGGTGCGGATGCGCTCGATGCCGAAGGATTCTGCAACCTCGGCGATAGCTACAAGTTGCTCACCAGTGGTGTGTCCCACGGTCGGCTTAACGCCGACGTAGAACTTGCCATCCTGCTGCTTGTGCACACCGACGTGGTCACGGTTGCCCATGTGCGGAACGGTTGGGATGCCATCTTGCAATGGGGACTCGAGGTATTCATCTTCGAGCACCTGCCGGAACTTCTCTACGCCCCACTGAGCTACCAAGAACTTCAGGCGTGCGCGGTTGCGCAGACGGCGGAAGCCGTAGTCACGGAAGATAGAGAC
Protein-coding regions in this window:
- a CDS encoding sirohydrochlorin chelatase, coding for MSQAFIALSHGSRHPQAAVGIDKLVARTSSVTGAFGQAAHLEFDTPSLVDAAVSLKERGFERATLMPLLFTNGFHMRYDVPNVVAEAQRISGVELHPTAGLGTGTEVLEQLRTRLFQDVAAGDNPHVILYAVGSSNVAANEAVVRLGVRLADATGFQTSTLFVTPGVGRAGFLWGNKGLRLQATAHSRIHLLPLFVTQGLLLDSANTAMAEIMHITGSQITSSAPLGSQLAEILAHRLSHAKRTEVASPAQVPQTT